AAAACCGATTCCCATGACAATACCGCCAAATACCTGGTTATCGTATGTGAGCCGGTTCATGACCCGTCCGCTGTCATGGGCGGCCACAAATCGCAAAATCCGGATTTCCCCGGTTTTCTGGTTGACCTCGAGTTCGCAGAACTGGGCACCGAACGGGTTGACGGTTTTTCCGGCCGGATTGGGCCCGCGGTAGCCAACCCCCACCACAACGCCGCGTTTTTTCAGGCGGCTGACCTCGGTGACCCGTATCCGTTTGTCTTTGTCGCTTCTGGAGACGATTTCCGCGCCTTTGTAATCCAGGTCCTCTGCCGGAACCCCGAGGTCCCCGGAAGCCATTTCAAGCACCCGGCGTTTGACCTCCACGGCTGCGTTGCGCACCGTCGGTGCCTCGGTGGGCACGGTCTTGCTGCCGCCGCTGGGCGTGGCATACTGGGTGGTGCCGGTATCTGCATGCTCGATCTGGATCATTTCGGGCCTGACCCCGAGTTCCTCGGCAGCCACCAGGGCCATGATCGTCTTGGTGCCGGTGCCGATATCGCTTGCCCCCATGTTGAGGTTTACCGATCCGTCCCGGAACAGCCTGATCACAACAGTTGAGGGCTGTCCTCCGCCGCCGGCGATCCACAGGCAGGCCGCCATGCCGGCGCCGTGCTTTACATGGCCATTTGATTGGTTGTGCTGCCGGGCTTTTTTTACGGCGTCTTTCCAGCCGAACTTTTCGGCTCCTTCCCGGATGCACCTGGCAAGCCCGGTGGTGGTATAGGGCATGCGGCCCCGGGCCTGGCTGATTTCGGGGATGTTTTTCAGCCGCAGATCCACCGGATCCATGCCGGTTTTTCCCGCAAGTTCGTCTATCATCTGTTCCAGGGCCCAGCTGCCCTGGGGATGGCCGGGAGCCCGAAACGGCCTGGCTGGGCCCGCGTTGATATAAACATCGTTTGAACGGCAGGAAACATTGTCGCATTGATAAAGATCCCGGACCAGCCAGTCCATCAGAGAGGTTCCGCCGGCCGGATAAGCGCCGCTCGGGCCCGTGCACCGGAAATCAAGGGCGGTCAGGGTCCCGTCGCTTCTCATCCCTGCCTTGACGTGCATGGTGCTGGCCGGGCGGTTGCCCACGCTCAGATAGGTTTCCTCCCGGGTGAGTATCATCTTGACCGGCCGGGCGGCCTGCCGGGCCAGCAGGGCAGCCAGCACTGTGTATTTGCCGGGCTGCAGTTTGCTGCCAAATCCCCCGCCCATGTAATGGCCGATCACCCGGACCCTGGAAAAGGGCAGGTCGAGGACTTCCGAGATAGTGGACTGCACAGCATAGACGCCCTGGCTGGATTCCCATATGGTAAGGCGGTCTCCGTCCCAGTTGGCCACGCATCCATGGAGTTCCATGGGGGTGTGGAGCTCGCACTGGGTATTGTATGTCCTCTCCACTACCGTATCTGCCCGGGCAAAGCCCTTTTGCA
The window above is part of the Desulfosalsimonas propionicica genome. Proteins encoded here:
- a CDS encoding xanthine dehydrogenase family protein molybdopterin-binding subunit; protein product: MAQDDNIYYTRGMEVPETPEPGATPEFWEKTAVVGKPSPRVDGYERLSGTAVYPSDIKLPNMIYGAILRCPHPNARVKKLDAGRARKMPGVRAVITGDSDAAKNLKWRYDDFTTPLFDPHCRFEGEAVAAVAADTPYQARDALAAIHVEYEVLPHLADHDRALDENAPKVHETGNLVGKDEYSRGDVQKGFARADTVVERTYNTQCELHTPMELHGCVANWDGDRLTIWESSQGVYAVQSTISEVLDLPFSRVRVIGHYMGGGFGSKLQPGKYTVLAALLARQAARPVKMILTREETYLSVGNRPASTMHVKAGMRSDGTLTALDFRCTGPSGAYPAGGTSLMDWLVRDLYQCDNVSCRSNDVYINAGPARPFRAPGHPQGSWALEQMIDELAGKTGMDPVDLRLKNIPEISQARGRMPYTTTGLARCIREGAEKFGWKDAVKKARQHNQSNGHVKHGAGMAACLWIAGGGGQPSTVVIRLFRDGSVNLNMGASDIGTGTKTIMALVAAEELGVRPEMIQIEHADTGTTQYATPSGGSKTVPTEAPTVRNAAVEVKRRVLEMASGDLGVPAEDLDYKGAEIVSRSDKDKRIRVTEVSRLKKRGVVVGVGYRGPNPAGKTVNPFGAQFCELEVNQKTGEIRILRFVAAHDSGRVMNRLTYDNQVFGGIVMGIGFGLTEFRQLDARQTGKLCNRNWHDYKLPTALDVPADMESLPIEIDDPEANNTGAKGLGEPVTIPTAPAIANALYMATGIRFTRAPVTPLEVRRHLDLQKEG